Genomic segment of Fundulus heteroclitus isolate FHET01 unplaced genomic scaffold, MU-UCD_Fhet_4.1 scaffold_106, whole genome shotgun sequence:
TAAAAAAGACTAAATTGTTGCAGGGTTGAAATTTTCAACTATCCTTAGGATTTACCTTAACTATTAGTGCGGTTAACATTGCTAGCAGGAAACAACAAACTCTGGGTGTGTTCCATAATGAACATAGAGCTGAAATCTGACATTTCCAAAAACGTACCAGCATCCAAATCCAGCATGGTTAAACTCTAAAAGAGAGAATCTTTGCTCAGCGTTCTTGCTGTCAACTAAAGCTTCATGCTGTCTTTAAGTAGCAGAGATGTCTTAACATGGAGTATAAAATACCAATTTCTTTCAAGTGGCTTGTTACATCTCTGTGTGTCCCCCTGACTCCCCTTTAAACGTGTCACTGATATCACAAGTGAGCATTGTTCCCTCAGTAACAGCGTTCACAGGGAAGAGTGTTATTACTCTGACCTCGCTGCTTTTAGAtgagatttttgttgttttagttaCTGACCATTTGGTCTCTGTCGATCTCTGGTGACAAAAATAACGAGCGACATTGATTAAATTCCACTGTTGCATGTCTGCACGAATCCACgacaaacacaaagcaaacaTTGGACGTTTTCAGTGTTTCTGAATACGACTGAATTAACAACTTATTTCTAACGTTGCACATCTTTAACCTGGAAAGCACTACAGCTTAGCGAGGACTAACCTAATGAAAATAAACGCTTGTTCTTTAATAACGTTAGAAGCAGCTGACATTTAGCTCTTGCTCGCTCGGGTGGGGCCATCCCAGGCATCTTGAGTGCAACTGTGTGTTGTGTTTCATGGACTTTTGCTGGATGGCATCGTGGAATGAGCAGCTGTCCGTCTGCCTCGTCCTAACTGTGTCACCCTGCCCTCGTCTCAGGCCTAACGGCATCCAGCCGGTGACCCCAGATGTCCAGGCTTCACCTCAGCAGGGACCCCTGACACCTTCCCCAACCAGCGTCCTGGATCAGGAGCTCCAAATGGCCTTCCAAAAATGCGAGGAACAAATGGTGTCGCTGGGCATGCTCGCTTCTGAGAAGCCCGAGAAGGCTCAGGATGTAGTCGGGAAGGCAACCAGTGAGGTGATGGTTAATGGGTCCGGCAAGTCCTTCTCGCCACTTCCAGTTGCAGTCCAGCCAGGACATAGCAACGGGGGCCATGGAAACAAGAGCACACATGGAAACAGTGAGGCGGCAAACTGTCAGACGGATACAGTGGTGTTTAGTTTTAGGGATTACATTCTCGGCACTGAGAACAACGCAGGGAAAACAGAAACGGAAACTAAAGTAGAAGCTAATCAGAGTCTGGGGAGAGGTTCGGAGCTTAAGGCAGAAACAGGGATGGCTGAAGAGAAggaaaaatcacatttaaataaagaatcTCCAGCAGAAGAGCGCGACTCAGACAAACATGTTGGTCCAAGCGTCACTACGGAGATAAGCAGGTCAAGAGATTTTGATACAGAGATTAAAGAAGAAGGCCCAGGAGGAAGAGCCGAAAATAGAATCGACGAGTTTGATATCAATGTTTGCACGGATGAGGCTAAGTCAGAGAGTTTAGATTCAGGAACGTCAGGAGTGCAGAAGGAAACAGACAAGCAAAGTGAGCATGATTTGTCAAAGTCAGCATCAGAGAAACAGACGAGCGGCAAACAGGTTGGACAGAACAAAGAAgttaagaaaaagaaacacaggaagaagaaaaagacagaaaagagcTCAGAGAGCGAACAGCAACCAAAAACAAAGCCTCCACAGTCTGGAATTGAAACACAGACTCTGTCACCATTGTGTGCTTTGACTGGCACGGATTCAGCAGAAAGTGCTACATCAGAGTCGACGCCAGATACTAAGCTTCTGACTTGTGGGGAGCAGACTGGTTACAAGCAGCAGCTGAGTCCCTACAAGATGCTAAAGTCTTCGCCTCAGAGCGGTCTGGATCATCTTCCTGCCGCGGTCTGTTCACCTGTCTCCACGCTGGCCCTTTCACAGAGGCCCCATCAGTCAGATAACCACAACAACATGGATGCTCAGAGTGTTATTAATCAGAGCTTACAGCATGAGCAATGTGTAACCAAAGGAGAAAGCAGCATCCTTACTACAACAACGCTCCAAACTACAGCTCTCACGCAGGCTGATTCTAGTGAAAAGGGATCTGATGTACAGAAGCAGGAGGCTATAGTTACTACAGGAGCAGAAATACTCGCAGTGGAGGATGATCAGAGCGTACTCTCCGGCAGCAGGACTTGTGTGGGAGACGGTTTCGTGGAGAGCGGCCTTGGAAAAGCTTTAATAGTGGTTAATGCGTTGCCACTGACAACACCCACACTGTCAGAAGTGATAGAAAGCGAGGGAGAGGGAGGAAGCGTGAGCCGGGATCTACAGGAGAGGGCGGCTACAGTAGCGGTCGCAGAGAGCGAGGAAGGAGCCGGGGAAGGCGGACTGGGAGGAAGAGGCGCGTATCTCGGCTCTGCGGATGTGAACGGAGGCGAGCTCCTGGAGAGCCCCCGGCAGGTCTCCTTTATCTGCTCACAGGGAAATCGCACACTTCCACTCTCAGCCAAAGAGGGGGAGACTGCATGGGAGGAAAGCTGCAGCGGCGAGATGCCTCACAACTTGGCCGAGGTTGAAATTAAGGGACCGGGACAGACGTGCATTTGCAGCACAGACGCGGAGATCTCACCAGCAGAAGAGACGGACATAGAAAAGGAGCCGCAACGCTGTGCTAATACCTTTGGTCCTGGTTTCCAGGATCACAGTGCTACACGATTGGAAAGATCGGGagagggaggagggggaggaggagggggaggaggaagagaggtgGGAGAAGAAGGAGGGCTTGCTGGGGAGCACAATTCACTCAGCCAGTGGAAAGGCTCTGCTGGAGGGGTGTCATCAGTCAAGACGGGAGCGAGCCCGCTCAGCGATGTTGCCGAGTCACAGCTGAAGTCACAGTGCCGGGGTGAGCCGATCGCTGCCGTCCCCGAGGGCTCAGAAGAGGAGCATTTCTATCACAGACAGCatgacatgacagtttccccgCTTCCGTCTTACTTTGAGCAGCAGCGGGGCTCAGGCAGCACAGCCGTTGGGATAAAGGCTGAGCCGATGCAAGGACGGGTCTCAGAGGAAACGCTGTCTTTGGGACAACCTTGTCAGACGTCGTCCGTCAAGGAGAAGAGCTGCGACCAGGTCCGCCGAAGCGAGCAGCGAGCAGATTCCGATCAACAGGTTGCACCCCGCAGCTCAGTCGAGAGGGCAGCCAATATCCCGAGTGAGAGCGGTGGCCCGAACATGACTGGAAGAGGTATCCTTCTGTGTGCCAGCAGTGGAGGTAACAGAGTTCACTTTGCAGATGATGTTAAACCTAAAGTCAGCTCCTCTGAGACTCTTAAGGAAATGCAGGCTTCAGGTTTGGACTGTGCCTCTTTGCCTCCATTGACTGTTCATGAGACGTTGCACCATCCGGTGACAGAAGCCAGCTACACCTTCCCCAATCTTCTCAGCTTCAAGACACCAGACACGCCCACAAATGCAGCTACAATCACAGACGAAGCAGCAACACATGGTTCAAACGATGTTCAAGAGCAACAGAAGGATGCCGGATTGGGTGAAGGAGATTCCACGAAAATTATCGCCTTAGATCACTCACATCATGACCGACATAAAATAAACGCTGGAGACTTGGCGGAAACGGCCGAGGCCAATGCCGAGGGATGCTCGAAACAGATTTTAGCCTCCACTGGGGATAATCTGCTAGTTAATGACGATTGTTGCATTGAGCGTGAGTCTAAAGATTCAGATAAGACTGACCCCCTGCCGGATGATTCATCTTCAAAGCAAGAGCTTGCTCTGACTCTTGAAGAAAAAGAAGGGAACCAACATAATGCATCTGATGATCTCACCTGCAAAGCTCTCGTCCTCCCGGAGGAGCTTCTCGGCACTGAAGCCGACACCTCAACTTGCACCGGATCCAAGTCTCCTGAAGCCACCTCTCAGCCCTCCTGCTATTTAGATGAAACCCCTCAAACTGGACCTGTCATTACTGATGTCATAGCGTCTACTGGGGGACCAAGTGACGTTGCTGGTTTGGCAGAGGAAGTGACCGCCTCTGTCAGTAACCCACCCGTTATGTTACAGCCTCCTGGACCAATGATGAGTCACTTGGAGTGTATTACCGACTGTGATGTCTCTGTTTCTGAGCACACAGATGGAGACGGCATCAGTGTCTCCAGAGAGACGGCAAGCGGCGAGAGTGGAGAAATGAGCGAAATGTCTTTAGTGGACGGACTACAGCCCGGTATGGCTGGTTTGAGGGCAGATGAAACTAGTCAGGAAGCGAAGGACAGAGATTGCGCCGAGCTCCGTGATGATGAACTCCAGATATCTCGCACCAAAAATTTGAATAATCCTTTTTCACAAGTGGAAAGTTTGACTCTGGCGGCCCAGTCGGCAGCTGCAGACGACCTGCTGTCAAAGGACAAATCGGATCATGCAATGTCGACATGTCACAGTGAGACAGATTCTACCACCAGTCAAACATCTAATAGAGATGGTTTAGTAAGTGGTAACTGCCTTATGAGTGAGACGTATGAAGGGAGTCGTATGGGGgagaaaaatcaaataaatgaagaTGTAAGCGTGGATAATCAAGAGCAAGCAGCAGGTAACAAAATGCAGCAGAGTGGAGAGACAGACCTTacagtgcagcagcagcagcagcataatGGACCAGATAGAGAGGCTGTTTTTATGGAGGCAGGAGTTCTGCAGCCACAACATAAACACGATCTGCAAAAAACGGAATCACAGCCAACAGCAAGAGCAAACAGAGAAGAAAGCAACGCAAGTTCTCCTTGGAGATGTGAAATTTCCTCCTCATCCCCCAGCAGAACATGCGAGGGTTTTTTACCTCCCGTGTTAGAGTCTAGCACCGCACCTCAGACTGTTTATGACCAGGGTTTGAGCCAAACCGTGTCAGCAGCGCTGGAATGTGGCTCTGACGCTGCACCAGATCTGAGGCCAGCTTTTTGCCGGTCGCAGGACTTGCGAGATCTAAACAGTTTAGAAGCGGAGCAGAGGGAGCAGCGATCCACACTTTCCACAGAGAAGCTGGCGGGTGGAACCGCTGAGGGCGAAGAAAAGACTTGCAAAGGGACTCAATCTGTAGTTCAGGAGGGGGAAGACAGCTCTGATCAGCGTGCGTTTAAATCAGAAAGAAAGGATGAGTTGTTGGATTTGCCAGCAACAGTAAGGGTAGAGGTGCCGCCAGCCTTTCCTGGAGATTTAAATGGAGGTGAAGGTGCTGCAGATGGAAAAGCATCAGTTGACTCAGGGATAGTGCCTGTTTGCTCTCAAGTAGGTGAGATTTCACAGAGATTAGATGTGAATAAACACCTGGGCTTAGAGCTAGATGAGTCAGACAGAAACGTTAAGGCAGACCCAACGACTCACATGGGGCAGCATAGAGCATCTGAAATGCTAAACACCGCTGCATCCGTTGAGTTTCCTTCACGGAAACCTGAGTCTTCACCCGTCCAACGCTCAGTTTTATCAAAGGTCAGCACAGATGGTCAAGACGCTGATGTAGAAGGCATTGCAAGTGCAAACCAAGCTAAAAAAGTTTATCCAGAGGGATTTGGCACAATGCAGGATGTTGTTGGGGAAGCAGAAACTGGGGGAGAGGACTTTGGTGCTGCCTCAGCTATGGAAAGCAAAGGGGTTGAAATTAAGGATGCAGAGCTGCAAACCCGCCATCAAACCCCAAACACAGATACAAGCCAAGTTGTGCAAATAGCCGTAAAAGGCTCTAATGTTGAGGAAAGCCCTAAAGAAGACGAGGCCGATTTAGTAGAGGAGAGCGAACAGAGGGGGGTGCAAGCAGCTGACAGTGGAGCAGGAAAGCAAGTGATTTTAAGTTTAAATGACAAAGAAAGtggaacagaaccaggctcaagtCTCCTTAACGATGGGGTGCCAGAGAGCAGCACAGAAACCCCCGTTTGTTCCTCAGAAGGGGGTGTGACTTGTGCCAAGGCCGCTGAAATAGATGATATAACAGATAACGCGAGCGTTGAAGCCAACATCGTCCCATCTGTCGTTCCTTCAACCACCGTTACGGCCCCTAGTGAGTCAGAGGATCCCCGTGATCAGGTGGCATTTTCACAGCCACAGGATATTAGTGAGGTAAAcgcccctgctgctgctggttctcaGCGTGATGCAGAACCTCTTGAAAAGACTCCTGCCTGCAGCTCTCTTGTTGAGCGAGATGCGTCGCAGAGTTCTGATCCCGAGCAAGGATCCCAGGGACCAGAAACAAACCGGACACAAGCCCTCCAAGAAGCTCCATCCCTCTCTGAGAGCAAACATATGAGCCCGCAGGAGGCCTCGAGGTAAACACAAGAACACCTTCGTTCACTATTTAAAATTCATTGTTCTAAGGGGGGTCATATTAGTGGTCATGGGGAACTAAGGGGTAGTCCAGATTTTTTATGGGGCGGTTCTTTGGAAGATA
This window contains:
- the tacc2 gene encoding uncharacterized protein tacc2 isoform X1 codes for the protein MQFCRKVLCQPCSARVTSPEDDMQYRMGSCIGISHKQAEAGSLSGRDNRALLLAEAPACQAGPLSRPVLPEVPVIAGVEEGGGASDQEDKEELEFPHDLLPSLDFSSELNIWESSLGAHSSSDGRKCEQVNPLLVSLQHHADVGGPLLLLDRRPNGIQPVTPDVQASPQQGPLTPSPTSVLDQELQMAFQKCEEQMVSLGMLASEKPEKAQDVVGKATSEVMVNGSGKSFSPLPVAVQPGHSNGGHGNKSTHGNSEAANCQTDTVVFSFRDYILGTENNAGKTETETKVEANQSLGRGSELKAETGMAEEKEKSHLNKESPAEERDSDKHVGPSVTTEISRSRDFDTEIKEEGPGGRAENRIDEFDINVCTDEAKSESLDSGTSGVQKETDKQSEHDLSKSASEKQTSGKQVGQNKEVKKKKHRKKKKTEKSSESEQQPKTKPPQSGIETQTLSPLCALTGTDSAESATSESTPDTKLLTCGEQTGYKQQLSPYKMLKSSPQSGLDHLPAAVCSPVSTLALSQRPHQSDNHNNMDAQSVINQSLQHEQCVTKGESSILTTTTLQTTALTQADSSEKGSDVQKQEAIVTTGAEILAVEDDQSVLSGSRTCVGDGFVESGLGKALIVVNALPLTTPTLSEVIESEGEGGSVSRDLQERAATVAVAESEEGAGEGGLGGRGAYLGSADVNGGELLESPRQVSFICSQGNRTLPLSAKEGETAWEESCSGEMPHNLAEVEIKGPGQTCICSTDAEISPAEETDIEKEPQRCANTFGPGFQDHSATRLERSGEGGGGGGGGGGREVGEEGGLAGEHNSLSQWKGSAGGVSSVKTGASPLSDVAESQLKSQCRGEPIAAVPEGSEEEHFYHRQHDMTVSPLPSYFEQQRGSGSTAVGIKAEPMQGRVSEETLSLGQPCQTSSVKEKSCDQVRRSEQRADSDQQVAPRSSVERAANIPSESGGPNMTGRGILLCASSGGNRVHFADDVKPKVSSSETLKEMQASGLDCASLPPLTVHETLHHPVTEASYTFPNLLSFKTPDTPTNAATITDEAATHGSNDVQEQQKDAGLGEGDSTKIIALDHSHHDRHKINAGDLAETAEANAEGCSKQILASTGDNLLVNDDCCIERESKDSDKTDPLPDDSSSKQELALTLEEKEGNQHNASDDLTCKALVLPEELLGTEADTSTCTGSKSPEATSQPSCYLDETPQTGPVITDVIASTGGPSDVAGLAEEVTASVSNPPVMLQPPGPMMSHLECITDCDVSVSEHTDGDGISVSRETASGESGEMSEMSLVDGLQPGMAGLRADETSQEAKDRDCAELRDDELQISRTKNLNNPFSQVESLTLAAQSAAADDLLSKDKSDHAMSTCHSETDSTTSQTSNRDGLVSGNCLMSETYEGSRMGEKNQINEDVSVDNQEQAAGNKMQQSGETDLTVQQQQQHNGPDREAVFMEAGVLQPQHKHDLQKTESQPTARANREESNASSPWRCEISSSSPSRTCEGFLPPVLESSTAPQTVYDQGLSQTVSAALECGSDAAPDLRPAFCRSQDLRDLNSLEAEQREQRSTLSTEKLAGGTAEGEEKTCKGTQSVVQEGEDSSDQRAFKSERKDELLDLPATVRVEVPPAFPGDLNGGEGAADGKASVDSGIVPVCSQVGEISQRLDVNKHLGLELDESDRNVKADPTTHMGQHRASEMLNTAASVEFPSRKPESSPVQRSVLSKVSTDGQDADVEGIASANQAKKVYPEGFGTMQDVVGEAETGGEDFGAASAMESKGVEIKDAELQTRHQTPNTDTSQVVQIAVKGSNVEESPKEDEADLVEESEQRGVQAADSGAGKQVILSLNDKESGTEPGSSLLNDGVPESSTETPVCSSEGGVTCAKAAEIDDITDNASVEANIVPSVVPSTTVTAPSESEDPRDQVAFSQPQDISEVNAPAAAGSQRDAEPLEKTPACSSLVERDASQSSDPEQGSQGPETNRTQALQEAPSLSESKHMSPQEASRPLPSLESPQVEFLTPSEEVAAPLGPEEAISPPQEAEEKAALSSCLSAVKRPVDLPQPLEKVALPEPTKYIEDLSAKAELPEEPSKKTQRLEPESSQKSEWHPTEGAGEHAELLPPAQETEEIPEPVETKEIESQEGLQPNKPEAEPVQQEQRLSEEPGIPPAEAPPVEPSKVPAEKTEEPEPVEDPFTELQHSGLSLAEPAESGHPAPASPTPPSGDHCPTHLPAVPPHLPTTELPPLEGATLPPTPPASPCLPPPAPAGPCTLSAEPCEELRPISASSRVPLRSSDSDGAFETPESTTPVKAASPAEPQRELLESDDKGVNDPEGDLTSDAAAANSPCRSPSIVFDENKPIAASGTYNFDFFAAEPTSHTLTRSLSLQGGELNSPGLLEGAAPEAFRQHSESFSVGTENTPGKLRRPKKVSPGSVKKKPLFRQNSNPDSSKPASSSSTPEITQRAKPRTASPLLTQEDPEVGSAIPSPGGTLRRARKSRVETPPPLLEETNQTCQQESKGAPALPLCQEEAPPAESVTDKDNSPIPPSASYKWDPDNFENIDPFSTGGSKIANSPVLGRKGPICGPASSPPRSPPVPAAEPPHHTAIAPLEELTANPEEQPILPKRQPVRLEFDYSEEGCEASQQAAPPLKKAGKKPAKMLARKPKLGLKKATPPQVEQLDNNPAATHNGSDEIPIPKVSYNIEPDKWDDPNFNPFSSKKSISNSPKLSRPSYTFDPNEADESADPFKSSNKMACSPPRAPAAFEMSPNDYENDNDNVGELEDQNQNKPAKKKKAPLKSNTFRVKRSPKKSPLSDTSQDPTSADESPSLHQQDDHATDEEKLASSTGHKWAARHGMDQDLNPDHQDIPQPCDVTTFVNENSLPQENPVQDYEIEYMEKIGSSSPPLSLKKPSLYLNLDSVSENLTKTTCGHGSEPSSPCTGSFEEMEAQISAGMKTPVLSPRPGPEGSAGDKGRKRESEALSRTQSIEMEEQPYSQGPVEAPAPAPAPAPAMPPLLDRLSESEDPLRYLEPDLAETNPTAFAQKLQEELVLAALRLEALQVAQSISQCPSLSTVTPQRRDMLSSAESSIPKSSLYAKTTSGSSGYNDGESPHLPRDLDQSLDIAREEIVSKEKEVLEWQRKYEDSRQEVVEMRRIVAEYEKTIAQMIGMPEDDQKEKSLSHHTIQQLIIEKDQALADLNSVEKSLADLFRRYEKMKDVLDGFRKNEEVLKKCAQEYLSRVRKEEQRYQALKIHAEEKLDKANAEIAQVRVKAKQEQAAHQASLRKEQMKVDSLERTLEQKNKEIEELTKICDELIAKMGKS
- the tacc2 gene encoding uncharacterized protein tacc2 isoform X3; translation: MQFCRKVLCQPCSARVTSPEDDMQYRMGSCIGISHKQAEAGSLSGRDNRALLLAEAPACQAGPLSRPVLPEVPVIAGVEEGGGASDQEDKEELEFPHDLLPSLDFSSELNIWESSLGAHSSSDGRKCEQVNPLLVSLQHHADVGGPLLLLDRRPNGIQPVTPDVQASPQQGPLTPSPTSVLDQELQMAFQKCEEQMVSLGMLASEKPEKAQDVVGKATSEVMVNGSGKSFSPLPVAVQPGHSNGGHGNKSTHGNSEAANCQTDTVVFSFRDYILGTENNAGKTETETKVEANQSLGRGSELKAETGMAEEKEKSHLNKESPAEERDSDKHVGPSVTTEISRSRDFDTEIKEEGPGGRAENRIDEFDINVCTDEAKSESLDSGTSGVQKETDKQSEHDLSKSASEKQTSGKQVGQNKEVKKKKHRKKKKTEKSSESEQQPKTKPPQSGIETQTLSPLCALTGTDSAESATSESTPDTKLLTCGEQTGYKQQLSPYKMLKSSPQSGLDHLPAAVCSPVSTLALSQRPHQSDNHNNMDAQSVINQSLQHEQCVTKGESSILTTTTLQTTALTQADSSEKGSDVQKQEAIVTTGAEILAVEDDQSVLSGSRTCVGDGFVESGLGKALIVVNALPLTTPTLSEVIESEGEGGSVSRDLQERAATVAVAESEEGAGEGGLGGRGAYLGSADVNGGELLESPRQVSFICSQGNRTLPLSAKEGETAWEESCSGEMPHNLAEVEIKGPGQTCICSTDAEISPAEETDIEKEPQRCANTFGPGFQDHSATRLERSGEGGGGGGGGGGREVGEEGGLAGEHNSLSQWKGSAGGVSSVKTGASPLSDVAESQLKSQCRGEPIAAVPEGSEEEHFYHRQHDMTVSPLPSYFEQQRGSGSTAVGIKAEPMQGRVSEETLSLGQPCQTSSVKEKSCDQVRRSEQRADSDQQVAPRSSVERAANIPSESGGPNMTGRGILLCASSGGNRVHFADDVKPKVSSSETLKEMQASGLDCASLPPLTVHETLHHPVTEASYTFPNLLSFKTPDTPTNAATITDEAATHGSNDVQEQQKDAGLGEGDSTKIIALDHSHHDRHKINAGDLAETAEANAEGCSKQILASTGDNLLVNDDCCIERESKDSDKTDPLPDDSSSKQELALTLEEKEGNQHNASDDLTCKALVLPEELLGTEADTSTCTGSKSPEATSQPSCYLDETPQTGPVITDVIASTGGPSDVAGLAEEVTASVSNPPVMLQPPGPMMSHLECITDCDVSVSEHTDGDGISVSRETASGESGEMSEMSLVDGLQPGMAGLRADETSQEAKDRDCAELRDDELQISRTKNLNNPFSQVESLTLAAQSAAADDLLSKDKSDHAMSTCHSETDSTTSQTSNRDGLVSGNCLMSETYEGSRMGEKNQINEDVSVDNQEQAAGNKMQQSGETDLTVQQQQQHNGPDREAVFMEAGVLQPQHKHDLQKTESQPTARANREESNASSPWRCEISSSSPSRTCEGFLPPVLESSTAPQTVYDQGLSQTVSAALECGSDAAPDLRPAFCRSQDLRDLNSLEAEQREQRSTLSTEKLAGGTAEGEEKTCKGTQSVVQEGEDSSDQRAFKSERKDELLDLPATVRVEVPPAFPGDLNGGEGAADGKASVDSGIVPVCSQVGEISQRLDVNKHLGLELDESDRNVKADPTTHMGQHRASEMLNTAASVEFPSRKPESSPVQRSVLSKVSTDGQDADVEGIASANQAKKVYPEGFGTMQDVVGEAETGGEDFGAASAMESKGVEIKDAELQTRHQTPNTDTSQVVQIAVKGSNVEESPKEDEADLVEESEQRGVQAADSGAGKQVILSLNDKESGTEPGSSLLNDGVPESSTETPVCSSEGGVTCAKAAEIDDITDNASVEANIVPSVVPSTTVTAPSESEDPRDQVAFSQPQDISEVNAPAAAGSQRDAEPLEKTPACSSLVERDASQSSDPEQGSQGPETNRTQALQEAPSLSESKHMSPQEASRPLPSLESPQVEFLTPSEEVAAPLGPEEAISPPQEAEEKAALSSCLSAVKRPVDLPQPLEKVALPEPTKYIEDLSAKAELPEEPSKKTQRLEPESSQKSEWHPTEGAGEHAELLPPAQETEEIPEPVETKEIESQEGLQPNKPEAEPVQQEQRLSEEPGIPPAEAPPVEPSKVPAEKTEEPEPVEDPFTELQHSGLSLAEPAESGHPAPASPTPPSGDHCPTHLPAVPPHLPTTELPPLEGATLPPTPPASPCLPPPAPAGPCTLSAEPCEELRPISASSRVPLRSSDSDGAFETPESTTPVKAASPAEPQRELLESDDKGVNDPEGDLTSDAAAANSPCRSPSIVFDENKPIAASGTYNFDFFAAEPTSHTLTRSLSLQGGELNSPGLLEGAAPEAFRQHSESFSVGTENTPGKLRRPKKVSPGSVKKKPLFRQNSNPDSSKPASSSSTPEITQRAKPRTASPLLTQEDPEVGSAIPSPGGTLRRARKSRVETPPPLLEETNQTCQQESKGAPALPLCQEEAPPAESVTDKDNSPIPPSASYKWDPDNFENIDPFSTGGSKIANSPVLGRKGPICGPASSPPRSPPVPAAEPPHHTAIAPLEELTANPEEQPILPKRQPVRLEFDYSEEGCEASQQAAPPLKKAGKKPAKMLARKPKLGLKKATPPQVEQLDNNPAATHNGSDEIPIPKVSYNIEPDKWDDPNFNPFSSKKSISNSPKLSRPSYTFDPNEADESADPFKSSNKMACSPPRAPAAFEMSPNDYENDNDNVGELEDQNQNKPAKKKKAPLKSNTFRVKRSPKKSPLSDTSQDPTSADESPSLHQQDDHATDEEKLASSTGHKWAARHGMDQDLNPDHQDIPQPCDVTTFVNENSLPQENPVQDYEIEYMEKIGSSSPPLSLKKPSLYLNLDSVSENLTKTTCGHGSEPSSPCTGSFEEMEAQISAGMKTPVLSPRPGPEGSAGDKGRKRESEALSRTQSIEMEEQPYSQGPVEAPAPAPAPAPAMPPLLDRLSESEDPLRYLEPDLAETNPTAFAQKLQEELVLAALRLEALQVAQSISQCPSLSTVTPQRRDMLSSAESSIPKSSLYAKTTSGSSGYNDGESPHLPRDLDQSLDIAREEIVSKEKEVLEWQRKYEDSRQEVVEMRRIVAEYEKTIAQMIEDDQKEKSLSHHTIQQLIIEKDQALADLNSVEKSLADLFRRYEKMKDVLDGFRKNEEVLKKCAQEYLSRVRKEEQRYQALKIHAEEKLDKANAEIAQVRVKAKQEQAAHQASLRKEQMKVDSLERTLEQKNKEIEELTKICDELIAKMGKS